The following coding sequences lie in one Sesamum indicum cultivar Zhongzhi No. 13 linkage group LG9, S_indicum_v1.0, whole genome shotgun sequence genomic window:
- the LOC105171124 gene encoding 26S proteasome non-ATPase regulatory subunit 12 homolog A-like, with protein MENGGGDLEAKIEMLLNVEKQMRQVGDVAGTRKAVTDILQLCFEAGAWRTLNDQIVLISKRRGQLKQAVQAMVQQAMQYIDQTPDLDTKIELIKTLNSVSAGKIYVEIERARLIKKLAKIKEEQGLIAEAADLMQEVAVETFGAMAKTEKIAFILEQVRLCLDRQDYVRAQILSRKISPRVFEADTSKEKKKPKEGEAIVEEAPADIPSLLELKKIYYQLMIRYYAHSNNYLEICRCYKSIYEIPSVKEDPAQWIPVLRKICWYLVLSPHDPMQSSLLNSTLEDKNLSEIPHFRLLLKQLVTMEVIQWTALWDTFKDEFENERNMLGGSLGEKAAEDLKLRVIEHNILVVSKYYSRITLKRLADLLCLTVQEAEKHLSEMVVSKALVAKIDRPMGVICFQTVKDSNDILNSWAMNLEKLLDLVEKSCHQIHKETMVHKAALKV; from the exons ATG GAAAATGGAGGCGGAGATTTGGAGGCGAAAATTGAGATGTTGCTGAATGTGGAGAAGCAGATGAGGCAAGTGGGTGATGTTGCAGGTACGAGGAAGGCCGTCACCGATATTTTGCAGCTCTGCTTTGAAGCCGGCGCGTGGAGAACACTCAATGATCAGATTGTGCTTATTTCCAAGCGGCGTGGACAGTTGAAACAG GCTGTACAAGCAATGGTCCAGCAAGCAATGCAATATATTGACCAGACTCCAGATCTTGATACTAAAATAGAGCTTATTAAGACACTTAACAGTGTGTCCGCTGGAAAG ATATATGTTGAGATAGAGAGGGCTCGGTTGATTAAGAAACTTGCAAAGATTAAGGAAGAACAAGGACTTATAGCTGAGGCTGCTGACTTGATGCAAGAAGTTGCG GTGGAGACCTTTGGCGCCATggcaaaaactgaaaaaatagcTTTCATACTTGAGCAA GTTCGTTTGTGTTTAGATCGCCAAGACTATGTCCGTGCACAAATACTCTCGAGAAAGATAAGTCCTAGAGTTTTTGAAGCTGATACttcaaaagagaagaaaaagccAAAAGAAGGTGAAGCCATTGTCGAAGAGGCTCCTGCTGATATTCCATCATTGTTGGAGTTGAAAAAGATCTACTACCAATTAATGATCAG GTATTATGCGCATAGCAACAATTACCTTGAGATATGTCGATGCTACAAGTCAATATATGAGATTCCTTCTGTGAAAGAAGACCCTGCTCAGTGGATACCG gttttgagaaaaatatgctGGTATCTGGTCTTGTCTCCTCATGATCCCATGCAGTCAAGCCTTCTTAACTCAACTCTTGAGGATAAGAACCTTTCAGAAATTCCTCATTTCAG GTTACTGCTGAAACAACTAGTTACCATGGAGGTTATTCAGTGGACAGCTCTTTGGGACACATTCAAAGATGAGTTTGAGAATGAGAGAAACATGCTTGGCGGATCTCTGGGTGAAAAGGCAGCTGAAGATTTGAAACTCAGAGTGATAGAACAT AACATCCTTGTTGTCTCAAAATACTACTCACGGATAACCTTGAAGAGACTTGCAGATCTGTTATGCCTTACCGTCCAG GAGGCAGAAAAACATCTCTCTGAAATGGTCGTCTCCAAAGCATTAGTGGCAAAGATCGACAGACCTATGGGTGTGATCTGTTTCCAAACTGTCAAGGATAGCAATGACATTTTAAATTCATGGGCAATGAACTTGGAGAAGCTGCTCGACCTTGTGGAGAAGAGTTGCCACCAAATTCACAAGGAGACAATGGTCCACAAAGCCGCACTCAAAGTCTGA